One Kineococcus radiotolerans SRS30216 = ATCC BAA-149 DNA window includes the following coding sequences:
- a CDS encoding fibronectin type III domain-containing protein, with amino-acid sequence MTFCWRRRQGRGSGGPAAFLLVVVAAASLVFAPAAQAADGIGYTEFVIADNTGYLGTPEELSGGLVDVAVDRTGNTYVSDWGSHVVFRIDARTGVRSVFAGTGRVSTTPDPAEGKAWSVDLGQPYGLTVDAADNVYITDRTQHRVVKVTPQGDLTTVMGDGTSSKAPDGTLVGPRPGPARQSPLNPIEVAVGPDGTVYAVDEDASAVVAVRDGTLTVVAARADVNAALGVTGPPLFGPKGLVVQADGTLLVSNKFAHDVVAIRDGTITVVAGGRNGTVVPGPATASGLDHPERIAVDPQGNLYVADAGNDSIDVVDSDGRISALPVTLNEPTGVAVAVDGSVLIVDQNNQRVVRWAPNERPTISPVPALSTDVGTSARATVTWTSTRTWDVVGPLPAGAALVDATTTGATLTWDPVRAGTSTVTVQACAWLSRSCARQRVTLEGRAVRPGAPGDLTATLTGGVVGLRWTAPVSTGGTTLDGYTVTAMDEATGVRTDVDVTGTALDLSTLTAGHAYALSVAARNSAGTGDASSPVVVRLPAPPSPVPAPRTPSPSTPSTPTPTTSAPTTPAVAPVPAPTATPVTPADPVEPTTGPTTVPTTVPTTVPTTVPTTAPTTAPTTPAVPAPPTRAVPTAVPTAAARPAPERRPAPANPTSAPTPADPTSPPTSAAAASVPTARPTTTPTTTPTTTPTTASASPSPAALPPAPPADPPPAPPADPPAAGRSAPRPPLLDRLPEAIAAPVRAVATVGVAVARHAQYPSAVFALAGFFLLAQRRIDRDDPKLALAPVVPDDRVPFETQEVAPW; translated from the coding sequence GTGACGTTCTGCTGGAGACGACGGCAAGGACGCGGCTCGGGGGGACCCGCCGCGTTCCTCCTCGTCGTCGTCGCCGCGGCGTCCCTGGTCTTCGCTCCCGCGGCGCAGGCCGCCGACGGCATCGGGTACACCGAATTCGTCATCGCCGACAACACCGGCTACCTCGGCACCCCAGAGGAACTGAGCGGGGGCCTCGTCGACGTCGCCGTCGACCGGACCGGCAACACCTACGTCTCCGACTGGGGCAGCCACGTCGTCTTCCGGATCGACGCCCGCACCGGGGTGCGCAGCGTCTTCGCCGGCACGGGACGCGTGTCCACCACCCCCGACCCGGCTGAGGGGAAAGCTTGGTCCGTCGACCTGGGCCAGCCCTACGGGCTGACCGTCGACGCCGCCGACAACGTCTACATCACCGACCGCACCCAGCACCGCGTCGTGAAGGTGACCCCGCAGGGAGACCTCACGACGGTGATGGGCGACGGCACGAGCAGCAAGGCCCCCGACGGCACCCTCGTCGGACCGCGACCCGGCCCGGCCCGGCAGTCCCCGCTGAACCCCATCGAGGTCGCCGTCGGACCCGACGGGACCGTCTACGCCGTCGACGAGGACGCGTCGGCCGTCGTCGCGGTCCGGGACGGGACGCTGACCGTGGTTGCGGCCAGGGCGGACGTCAACGCCGCGCTCGGCGTCACCGGTCCCCCCCTCTTCGGGCCCAAGGGACTCGTCGTCCAGGCCGACGGGACGCTGCTCGTCAGCAACAAGTTCGCCCACGACGTCGTGGCGATCCGGGACGGGACCATCACCGTGGTCGCCGGCGGCCGCAACGGCACCGTCGTACCGGGACCGGCCACCGCGAGCGGTCTCGACCACCCCGAGCGGATCGCCGTGGACCCGCAGGGGAACCTCTACGTCGCCGACGCGGGCAACGACTCGATCGACGTCGTCGACTCCGACGGCCGCATCAGCGCCCTGCCGGTGACCCTCAACGAACCCACCGGTGTCGCCGTGGCCGTCGACGGCAGCGTCCTCATCGTTGACCAGAACAACCAGCGGGTCGTGCGGTGGGCGCCGAACGAGCGCCCCACCATCAGTCCGGTCCCAGCGCTGAGCACGGACGTCGGCACCTCGGCTCGGGCGACGGTGACCTGGACCTCCACCCGCACCTGGGACGTCGTCGGCCCCCTGCCCGCAGGCGCCGCGCTGGTCGACGCCACGACCACCGGCGCGACGCTCACCTGGGACCCCGTGCGTGCCGGTACCAGCACCGTCACCGTCCAGGCCTGCGCCTGGCTGTCCCGGTCCTGCGCCCGTCAGCGGGTCACCCTCGAGGGTCGTGCCGTCCGCCCCGGCGCCCCGGGGGACCTGACGGCGACCCTGACCGGCGGCGTCGTCGGCCTCCGCTGGACCGCACCGGTGTCCACGGGCGGTACGACGCTGGACGGCTACACGGTCACCGCCATGGACGAGGCGACCGGCGTCCGCACCGACGTCGACGTCACGGGGACCGCGCTGGACCTGAGCACCCTGACCGCGGGGCACGCGTACGCGCTGAGCGTCGCGGCCCGCAACAGCGCGGGGACCGGGGACGCGTCCTCGCCCGTGGTCGTGCGGCTCCCCGCCCCGCCGAGCCCGGTCCCCGCCCCCCGCACCCCCAGCCCCTCCACGCCGAGCACCCCCACGCCCACCACCTCCGCACCCACCACCCCGGCGGTCGCGCCCGTCCCCGCGCCGACGGCCACCCCGGTCACCCCCGCCGACCCCGTGGAGCCGACCACGGGACCGACGACCGTCCCCACGACCGTCCCCACGACCGTCCCCACGACCGTCCCCACGACGGCTCCCACGACGGCTCCCACGACCCCGGCCGTCCCGGCTCCCCCGACCCGGGCCGTCCCGACCGCCGTCCCGACCGCCGCGGCGCGACCGGCGCCCGAGCGGCGGCCGGCCCCGGCGAACCCCACGAGCGCCCCCACCCCGGCGGACCCCACGAGCCCTCCCACCTCCGCGGCAGCCGCGTCCGTCCCCACCGCGCGGCCCACCACGACGCCCACGACGACGCCCACGACGACGCCCACGACGGCGAGCGCGAGCCCCTCCCCCGCCGCGCTGCCCCCCGCGCCCCCCGCCGACCCGCCCCCCGCGCCCCCCGCCGACCCGCCCGCCGCGGGCCGGTCCGCACCCCGGCCTCCCCTGCTGGACCGCCTCCCCGAGGCGATCGCCGCCCCCGTGCGCGCGGTCGCGACGGTGGGGGTGGCGGTGGCCCGTCACGCCCAGTACCCGTCCGCGGTGTTCGCGCTCGCCGGGTTCTTCCTGCTCGCCCAGCGCCGCATCGACCGCGACGACCCGAAGCTCGCGCTGGCCCCGGTGGTGCCCGACGACCGGGTGCCCTTCGAGACCCAGGAGGTGGCGCCGTGGTGA